One Thermococcus sp. DNA window includes the following coding sequences:
- the otg gene encoding methylated-DNA--protein-cysteine methyltransferase, which produces MLDVRRFRISDVELWTAVIFEEKIDGIVFSLDGRDFLEKRIHELTSFLTARGVDVEVQRVGTNSPFPEMVVETLTGKTENAALLKELSFNGVTPFERMVYEFLTKRIKRGNVITYGELAKALGTSPRAIGGAMRRNPYPPVVPCHRVISADGIGYYTPKIDYKLFLLEIEGVKKWIS; this is translated from the coding sequence ATGCTCGACGTTAGAAGGTTCAGGATCTCAGATGTGGAGTTATGGACAGCGGTCATATTTGAGGAGAAGATCGACGGAATAGTGTTTTCTCTAGACGGGAGGGACTTCCTGGAGAAGAGGATTCACGAGCTGACATCGTTCCTAACCGCCAGGGGGGTTGATGTGGAAGTCCAGCGCGTGGGCACGAATTCGCCGTTCCCCGAGATGGTGGTGGAGACCCTCACGGGGAAGACCGAGAACGCGGCGTTGCTCAAGGAGCTGAGCTTCAACGGAGTTACGCCATTCGAGCGAATGGTTTATGAATTTCTAACAAAAAGGATTAAAAGAGGAAACGTCATAACGTACGGCGAGCTTGCAAAGGCCCTCGGAACATCTCCACGCGCCATCGGAGGCGCAATGAGAAGGAATCCATACCCTCCTGTGGTTCCCTGTCACAGGGTGATTTCCGCAGATGGAATCGGGTACTACACGCCGAAAATCGACTATAAACTGTTCCTGCTTGAGATAGAGGGGGTGAAAAAATGGATAAGCTGA